The genomic segment CGAGGAAATCCCCGCCCCCCCCGAGGGGGGTGCCCCCTCCACCCCCGCCACTACGATCAGCACCCGGGCGGAAATTAGCTCATCACGATGGGAAAAGAGCCGATGGATCCCCGCCACTCCTACATCGTAGATCCTCGCCACTTTGTTCCCCATCACCTCGGCGGTGAACGCCGCCTCTTCCGCCACCGGAAGATCGGAGGTACCGGCGGAAACAACGCCGATCACCCCTTTCCCCAGAATCTCCTCCTTCACATTTATCGCCACTGCCCGGGCAGTCTCATCCACTTTCGCCTTTGGGAATCTCTCCCTCACCTTTCTTAGTCCATCGTCGCTAAGTCTGGTAATGAGCACTGTTTCTCCTTTATCCACCATCTGCTCGGCTATCTTCACTATATGCTCCGGCTTCTTCCCCAAACCAAGGATTACCTCGGGGAAACCCTTCCTCAGTCCTCGGTGGTGATCGATCTTGGCGAAACCGAGATCCTCAAAGGGAAGACACTTGAGGCGAGAAAGAGCATCCTCTATAGAAAGATCCCCCGTCCTGACCCGTGAAAGAAGCTCACGAAGATATCTTTCCTCCACCTTACTCCTCCAGTAAAACCATATACGATGATACCAGAAAAGACGCCAATGTTAAACTGGCTTGAGAAGAAAGGGGAAAGTACACCGTGAAACCGTTGACAATCTCCAGCCCGAAAAGTAAGATTGAGGAGATGTTCCTAAGAATTTCCTCTTCGGCGTATCCAATTCGGATGGTAAAAAGCCAGAAAAGGAGGAGAAAACATATACCTCGATGAAGATAAAAAGGAATGACTTGGTCCTCGAGATAGGAAGCGGTGCTACCCCTCACCCTCGATCCGATATTTTAGTGGATAAGTATTTCGCCAATGTGGAACGGGGAACAGGTGATTTGAAGATAGACCGCCCTTTGGTAATAGCCGATGGTGAGGCGCTTCCCTTTCCCGACAAAAGTTTCGACTACATCATCTGTTCTCACATCTTGGAACATGTGGAACATCCAGATCGGTTCCTAAGGGAGATATCCCGGGTGGGGAAAAGGGGTTACATCGTCTCACCCTCTGAAGTGGCAGAAAAGCTCTTCTTCTGGGGCTATCACAAATGGTATATAACCAAGGTAGGAGATACACTCTATTTGAAACGCAAAAACCTCCCTAACCTCTTTGGTGGCCTCTTTCATCATCTACAGCGAAACGATCGGTTCTTCAGCTCCTTCTATTACGCTCACCCAGAGTTATTTCTCGTCGAGCTCGAATGGGAAGGGGAGGTTAAGTTCGAGATACTCCCAGAAGACGCATCTTCGCCTTGGGACTTAGGCGATAAGGAGTTCCTGAAAAAAATAACCACTTCAAAGAAAAGAAGACTCCGTCCTTTTATAAACCTAATCTCTCCTCCAGGGTGGCGAGATCGTCTGGGAGAGATCAAGCGGGAGTTCCTTCGAAGGTTATTCCAAAGAAAAAAGACAAAGAAAAATGGAAATTAAAGAAGCTATTATCAAATTAATCTTCCCTTTTAAGAAGAAATCAACCTATATCATCCTCGCCTCATCGATCATCCTCATCCTCCTCTCATATCAGACAAAAAGACCTTACACCGCTCATATGGGTACCTTCTTCGAGAAGAGAATAAGCGGGTTCCGGGAATCGGTGGAGGAAGAGAACGACATCCGCTTCCGCTGGACACTCGGCGATGCCGAAATCCGCCTCCCCATCAAGGACTACCGAGGAGCCCTGCTTATCGAGATAAACTCCGCAAGGAAGATAAATACCCCCGCCAGGGCAGAGATATATGTCGATGGAAGGCTCGTCGGGGAATTCACCCAGCAATCTGAAGGATATACCACGAGGAGTTTCCTCGTCCCGGAAAGAAAGAGAAAGGGAGAGCTCGCCATCAGGATAATAACCCACACCAGAGGACCGGGAAATCTGGGAATAGCGGTGAACTTCATCCGGGTAAAGTTCATCTCTCCCTCTTCGTTCCTCATGCCCGAAACACCCCATCTTCTTTCCCCATTCATCATCCTCCTCCTCATCCTGATCCTCTATGCCTTCTCCGGGCTTCCCCGTTCCTTTGAGCTCCCGTTT from the Acidobacteriota bacterium genome contains:
- a CDS encoding 1-(5-phosphoribosyl)-5-amino-4-imidazole-carboxylate carboxylase; this encodes MEERYLRELLSRVRTGDLSIEDALSRLKCLPFEDLGFAKIDHHRGLRKGFPEVILGLGKKPEHIVKIAEQMVDKGETVLITRLSDDGLRKVRERFPKAKVDETARAVAINVKEEILGKGVIGVVSAGTSDLPVAEEAAFTAEVMGNKVARIYDVGVAGIHRLFSHRDELISARVLIVVAGVEGAPPSGGAGISS
- a CDS encoding class I SAM-dependent methyltransferase translates to MKIKRNDLVLEIGSGATPHPRSDILVDKYFANVERGTGDLKIDRPLVIADGEALPFPDKSFDYIICSHILEHVEHPDRFLREISRVGKRGYIVSPSEVAEKLFFWGYHKWYITKVGDTLYLKRKNLPNLFGGLFHHLQRNDRFFSSFYYAHPELFLVELEWEGEVKFEILPEDASSPWDLGDKEFLKKITTSKKRRLRPFINLISPPGWRDRLGEIKREFLRRLFQRKKTKKNGN